One window of the Devosia sp. 2618 genome contains the following:
- the rplQ gene encoding 50S ribosomal protein L17 yields the protein MRHGNSGRKLNRTASHRKAMFANMSAALIKHEQIVTTLPKAKDLRPIVEKLITLGKRGDLHARRQAIAQMRDEGQVQKLFAVLGPRYKERQGGYIRIMKAGFRYGDNAPMAVIEFVDRDVNAKGLDSGPVQVREDDEYEAA from the coding sequence ATGCGCCACGGTAATTCCGGCCGCAAGCTCAACCGAACCGCCAGCCACCGTAAGGCTATGTTCGCCAATATGTCCGCCGCGCTGATCAAGCACGAGCAGATTGTTACCACGCTTCCAAAGGCGAAGGACCTGCGTCCGATCGTCGAGAAGCTGATCACCCTCGGCAAGCGCGGCGACCTGCATGCTCGTCGCCAGGCAATCGCTCAGATGCGCGATGAAGGCCAGGTGCAGAAGCTGTTTGCCGTTCTCGGCCCACGCTACAAGGAACGCCAGGGCGGTTACATCCGCATTATGAAGGCTGGTTTCCGCTATGGCGACAACGCGCCTATGGCTGTGATCGAATTCGTCGATCGCGACGTCAATGCAAAGGGCCTCGATAGCGGTCCAGTGCAGGTTCGTGAGGACGACGAGTACGAAGCAGCGTAA
- a CDS encoding Do family serine endopeptidase — protein sequence MSTRSLIIAAAVIATLAIGGTLAFAPFNGPSIAQVAAPAPAAAPDTTRQVPTSEQQTKLSFAPVVKAVAPSVVNVYATRIEAQSTSPFANDPFFQRFFGQGQFQSRPRESQSLGSGVITEASGVILTNRHVIDGATDVRIALSDGREFPVDIVLEDEQTDLAVLRVRDPGKVTFPAITFADSDSLEVGDLVLAIGNPFGVGQTVTSGIVSALARTGVESSNYEFFIQTDAAINPGNSGGALVDLDGHLVGINTAIYSQTGGSVGIGFAIPANMARLVADAGVTGTAIIRPWFGAKMQPVTSDIAAGLGMDAPHGALITETAPNGPAARAGFAAGDVILSVDGIAVDDPSSFNFRLATKPVGQVTQLVRLRSGASETVNFTVEAAPVPADDAIATISGNSAFAGTSVRQIDPALAEAKGLSYDAKGVIVTDVAQGSPAAQMGLRVDDVIMSLNNTAMDTAKVFSATASTRTRTWQVVLQRGGQVIRSIVGG from the coding sequence ATGTCGACACGCTCGCTGATCATTGCTGCCGCGGTCATTGCTACTCTGGCTATTGGCGGCACGCTGGCTTTTGCGCCGTTCAACGGGCCCAGTATCGCTCAGGTCGCAGCGCCCGCACCAGCAGCTGCACCGGACACAACCCGACAGGTGCCGACCAGCGAACAGCAAACCAAACTGAGCTTTGCGCCGGTGGTGAAAGCCGTGGCACCATCGGTGGTCAATGTCTACGCCACGCGCATCGAAGCGCAGTCCACGTCGCCCTTCGCCAATGATCCGTTCTTCCAGCGCTTTTTTGGGCAGGGGCAGTTTCAGTCGAGGCCGCGCGAATCCCAGTCGCTAGGGTCCGGCGTCATCACCGAGGCGAGCGGGGTTATCCTCACCAATCGCCACGTCATCGATGGCGCCACCGATGTTCGCATCGCCCTGTCGGACGGGCGCGAGTTTCCCGTCGATATCGTGCTTGAGGACGAGCAGACCGATCTCGCCGTGCTTCGGGTTCGCGATCCGGGCAAGGTGACGTTTCCGGCGATCACTTTCGCCGATTCCGATAGCCTTGAAGTGGGCGACCTCGTCTTGGCCATCGGTAATCCGTTTGGTGTCGGCCAAACCGTCACCAGTGGCATCGTGTCCGCATTGGCGCGGACCGGCGTAGAAAGCTCCAATTACGAGTTTTTCATCCAGACCGATGCGGCGATCAATCCAGGCAATTCGGGCGGCGCGCTCGTCGATCTCGACGGACACCTTGTTGGCATCAATACCGCGATCTATTCGCAGACCGGTGGATCGGTCGGCATCGGCTTTGCCATCCCGGCCAATATGGCCCGCCTGGTGGCAGATGCCGGCGTCACCGGCACGGCGATCATCCGTCCATGGTTCGGCGCCAAGATGCAGCCGGTAACGTCCGACATTGCCGCAGGCCTCGGGATGGATGCGCCGCATGGTGCGCTGATCACCGAGACAGCGCCAAACGGTCCGGCCGCTCGCGCGGGCTTTGCCGCTGGCGACGTGATCCTCTCGGTCGATGGGATTGCGGTCGATGATCCAAGCTCGTTCAATTTCCGCCTCGCCACCAAGCCTGTGGGGCAGGTAACCCAGCTCGTCCGTCTGCGCAGCGGGGCGTCTGAGACGGTCAATTTCACCGTTGAAGCTGCCCCTGTGCCCGCCGACGACGCGATCGCCACGATTTCCGGCAATTCAGCATTCGCCGGGACCAGCGTGCGCCAGATCGATCCAGCGCTCGCTGAGGCCAAGGGGCTGTCCTACGACGCCAAGGGCGTCATCGTCACCGATGTGGCACAGGGCTCGCCGGCAGCCCAGATGGGCCTCCGGGTGGACGACGTCATCATGTCGCTCAACAACACGGCGATGGATACGGCCAAGGTCTTTTCCGCTACCGCGTCGACCCGCACGCGCACATGGCAGGTCGTGCTGCAGCGCGGCGGACAGGTTATTCGCAGCATTGTCGGTGGATAG
- a CDS encoding NAD-dependent epimerase/dehydratase family protein, giving the protein MQSGLVLVTGANGFVGKWTVLELLRAGFSVRGTVRSESRAEAVRAAVRAHVGEEALSRLTFIRLDLMRDDRWAEAMAGIDAIVHVAAHLVDEEPKDMQVVVGPALEGTERVLRFAVTSGVKRIVMTSSVATVGYGHGLVAGRQTYAENDFTDLDGMYFSWAYCIGKTMAEQTAWAYARNEDLALTTIHPGAILGPALDADVSTSLQMVSGVLDGSAPVMPSNGFSVVDVRDVAAMHVAALQQPETVGQRYLAASDYIPFPQVGRILAEAYPERNITQKTLPDWIIKLLARFGGPMRQIINDIGNEKHYSRDKGEALLGRRFISGKDAVLATAASLIRLGLLKPKV; this is encoded by the coding sequence ATGCAGTCAGGTCTTGTTCTGGTCACCGGCGCAAATGGCTTTGTCGGTAAGTGGACCGTTCTGGAGTTGCTGCGGGCCGGTTTCAGCGTGCGGGGCACCGTGCGTTCGGAGAGCCGTGCCGAGGCCGTTCGAGCCGCGGTCAGGGCGCATGTGGGGGAGGAGGCTCTATCCCGGCTGACCTTCATCCGGCTCGACCTGATGCGCGACGACCGTTGGGCCGAGGCCATGGCGGGGATCGACGCCATCGTTCATGTTGCTGCGCATCTCGTGGACGAAGAACCCAAGGACATGCAGGTCGTCGTTGGTCCGGCTCTCGAGGGCACTGAGCGGGTTTTGCGCTTCGCTGTGACATCAGGTGTAAAGCGGATCGTCATGACCTCCTCTGTCGCCACAGTGGGCTATGGGCATGGTCTGGTGGCCGGTCGGCAGACCTACGCCGAGAATGACTTCACTGATCTCGATGGTATGTATTTCAGCTGGGCCTATTGCATCGGAAAGACCATGGCCGAGCAGACCGCTTGGGCCTATGCGCGCAATGAGGATCTGGCGCTGACGACGATCCATCCAGGCGCGATCCTCGGTCCAGCACTGGACGCCGATGTCAGCACATCGCTGCAGATGGTTTCGGGGGTGCTGGATGGCTCAGCACCAGTAATGCCCAGCAACGGGTTTTCTGTGGTCGATGTGCGCGATGTGGCCGCGATGCATGTCGCGGCGCTGCAGCAGCCGGAAACTGTCGGCCAGCGCTATCTGGCGGCCTCGGACTATATCCCATTCCCCCAGGTAGGCCGGATATTGGCCGAGGCCTATCCCGAGCGAAACATCACCCAGAAGACATTGCCTGACTGGATCATCAAGCTGCTCGCGCGCTTCGGCGGTCCTATGCGGCAGATCATCAACGATATCGGCAATGAAAAGCACTATTCGCGCGACAAGGGCGAGGCGTTGTTGGGGCGTCGCTTCATATCCGGCAAGGATGCCGTTCTGGCCACTGCAGCGAGTCTGATCCGGCTAGGGCTGTTGAAGCCGAAGGTCTAG
- a CDS encoding replication-associated recombination protein A, which yields MSDLFAADPSETDRARPLADQLRPQTLDDVIGQTHLLGPDGTLRRMIASGRLGSLILWGPPGTGKTTVARLLADQIGYRFEQISAVFSGVADLKKVFDKARFERLSGHKTLLFVDEIHRFNRAQQDGFLPVMEDGTVVLVGATTENPSFELNAALLSRSQVLRFESLGLEDLENLVTRAEALTGAALPLEPEARQTLLTLADGDGRALLGLVEEVLASAKPGETMDAATMLTVIQRRAPIYDKAQDGHYNLISALHKTIRGSDPDAALYYFARMLDAGEDPLFLARRLIRMASEDIGLADPQALQMAVAARDSYQMLGSPEGELALAQVVVYLALAPKSNAVYTAFKAAMSLAKATGSPMPPMVILNAPTKLMKGSGYGDGYIYDHDTPEAFSGQEYFPEKLGRQKFYEPVERGFERDLKKRVEYFERLRAAKREQD from the coding sequence ATGTCCGATCTATTCGCCGCCGACCCCTCCGAAACCGACCGCGCGCGACCGCTGGCCGATCAGTTGCGCCCACAGACGCTCGATGACGTGATCGGGCAAACCCATTTGCTCGGCCCGGATGGCACGCTGCGCCGCATGATCGCCTCTGGCCGTCTGGGGTCCCTCATCCTCTGGGGCCCACCTGGCACCGGCAAAACCACCGTTGCGCGGCTTCTTGCCGATCAGATCGGCTATCGCTTTGAGCAGATTTCCGCGGTGTTCTCCGGGGTGGCTGACCTCAAGAAGGTCTTCGACAAAGCGCGCTTCGAGCGCCTGTCTGGCCACAAGACGCTGCTGTTCGTCGACGAGATCCACCGCTTCAACCGCGCGCAGCAGGATGGCTTTCTCCCGGTGATGGAAGACGGCACGGTCGTGCTGGTCGGCGCGACCACTGAAAATCCGTCGTTCGAGCTCAATGCCGCTTTGCTGTCGCGCAGTCAGGTGCTGCGCTTTGAATCGCTTGGGCTGGAAGATCTCGAAAATCTGGTCACGCGTGCCGAGGCGCTGACGGGTGCTGCGCTGCCATTGGAGCCCGAGGCGCGGCAGACGCTGCTGACGCTGGCTGATGGCGACGGGCGGGCACTGCTGGGCCTCGTGGAGGAGGTTCTGGCGTCTGCCAAGCCGGGCGAGACCATGGACGCCGCCACCATGCTGACGGTGATCCAGCGCCGCGCGCCGATTTACGACAAGGCGCAGGACGGCCACTACAACCTGATTTCAGCGCTGCACAAGACGATCCGGGGCTCCGACCCGGATGCCGCGCTCTACTATTTCGCGCGTATGCTCGATGCCGGTGAAGATCCGCTGTTCTTGGCGCGCCGCTTGATCCGAATGGCGTCTGAAGATATCGGGCTAGCCGATCCGCAGGCCCTGCAGATGGCAGTGGCGGCCCGCGATTCCTATCAGATGCTCGGTTCGCCCGAGGGCGAACTGGCACTAGCGCAGGTGGTGGTCTATCTGGCGCTCGCGCCGAAATCTAACGCCGTCTACACGGCGTTCAAGGCGGCGATGAGCCTTGCGAAGGCGACTGGCTCGCCGATGCCGCCCATGGTCATCCTCAACGCCCCAACCAAGCTCATGAAGGGCTCGGGTTATGGCGATGGCTATATCTATGACCACGACACCCCCGAGGCCTTTTCGGGGCAGGAGTACTTTCCCGAAAAGCTGGGACGGCAAAAATTCTACGAGCCGGTCGAGCGTGGTTTCGAACGCGATCTCAAGAAGCGCGTCGAGTACTTCGAGCGGTTGCGCGCCGCCAAGCGCGAGCAGGACTAG
- a CDS encoding AAA family ATPase has translation MHTIPPLADLGERIMVLGLTNSGKSTLAEAIGRRTGIPVVHLDQFRHLPNTNWEERSDEAFKELHDAAVATDAWIMDGSYSKVMAPRLERVTGMIVLDESLAVRLRRYLLRSVVQRRRAGGLEGNQDSIRLHMLGWLWKTRDRAEGIRNFARSRGVPHVFCHNQSELEGLYEAWGLTRQD, from the coding sequence ATGCACACTATCCCGCCTCTCGCCGATCTCGGCGAACGCATCATGGTGCTTGGCCTCACCAACTCCGGCAAATCCACACTGGCGGAAGCCATTGGTCGGCGCACTGGCATCCCCGTCGTCCATCTCGATCAATTTCGCCATCTGCCCAATACCAATTGGGAAGAACGCAGCGACGAGGCGTTCAAGGAGCTGCATGACGCCGCCGTCGCGACCGACGCGTGGATCATGGACGGAAGCTATTCCAAGGTCATGGCTCCACGTCTGGAACGCGTCACCGGCATGATCGTGCTCGATGAAAGCCTTGCCGTGCGGCTGCGACGCTATCTGTTGCGCTCGGTAGTTCAGCGACGACGCGCGGGCGGGCTGGAGGGCAATCAGGACTCGATCCGCCTCCACATGCTCGGCTGGCTCTGGAAAACACGCGACCGCGCGGAAGGCATCAGAAACTTCGCCCGCAGCAGAGGCGTGCCGCATGTCTTTTGCCACAACCAGAGCGAACTAGAAGGGCTCTATGAGGCGTGGGGACTGACGCGGCAGGACTAG
- a CDS encoding DNA-directed RNA polymerase subunit alpha encodes MTVTIQRNWQELIKPTKLEIVSGSDNARVASVVAEPLERGYGLTLGNALRRVLLSSLQGAAVTAIQIDGILHEFSSLPGVREDITDLVLNVKEIALKMGGEGPKRLALSKQGPGAVTAGDIKVTGDIEVLNPELVICHLDDGAEINIEFTVDTGKGYVPADKNRPEDAPIGFIPVDSLFSPVRRVSYKVDATRAGESLDKDKLTLQVETNGALSPEDAVAFAARILQDQLSVFVNFEEPSKEKAQDAVPELAFNPALLKKVDELELSVRSANCLKNDNIVYIGDLIQKTEAEMLRTPNFGRKSLNEIKEVLAQMGLHLGMDVANWPPENIDDLAKRYEDHY; translated from the coding sequence ATAACCGTGACGATCCAGAGGAACTGGCAAGAACTGATCAAGCCGACCAAGCTGGAGATTGTTTCGGGCAGCGACAACGCGCGCGTGGCCTCGGTAGTTGCCGAGCCGCTTGAGCGCGGTTACGGGCTTACCCTTGGTAATGCTCTTCGTCGCGTGCTGCTGTCGTCGCTTCAGGGCGCGGCAGTTACCGCAATCCAGATTGACGGCATCCTGCATGAATTCTCGTCGCTTCCGGGCGTGCGGGAAGACATCACCGACCTCGTCCTCAACGTGAAAGAAATCGCGTTGAAGATGGGTGGCGAAGGTCCGAAGCGTCTGGCCCTCTCCAAGCAGGGCCCAGGTGCCGTTACTGCCGGCGACATCAAGGTCACCGGTGACATCGAAGTGCTGAACCCCGAGCTGGTGATCTGCCATCTCGACGACGGCGCCGAGATCAACATCGAATTCACCGTCGACACCGGCAAGGGTTACGTTCCTGCCGACAAGAACCGCCCCGAAGACGCGCCAATCGGTTTCATTCCGGTTGACTCCCTGTTTTCGCCAGTTCGTCGCGTTAGCTACAAGGTCGATGCTACCCGTGCAGGTGAAAGCCTGGACAAGGACAAGCTGACCCTGCAGGTCGAGACCAACGGCGCGCTGTCGCCTGAAGATGCCGTGGCGTTCGCTGCGCGTATTCTGCAGGATCAGCTGTCGGTGTTCGTGAACTTCGAAGAGCCCAGCAAGGAAAAGGCACAGGATGCCGTTCCAGAACTGGCCTTCAACCCGGCTCTGCTCAAGAAGGTCGACGAGCTCGAACTTTCCGTGCGCTCGGCCAACTGCCTCAAGAACGACAATATCGTCTACATCGGCGACCTTATCCAGAAGACGGAAGCCGAGATGCTGCGGACCCCGAACTTCGGCCGCAAGTCGCTCAATGAAATCAAGGAAGTCCTGGCACAAATGGGGCTTCATCTCGGGATGGACGTGGCCAATTGGCCGCCCGAGAACATCGATGACCTCGCAAAGCGCTACGAAGATCACTACTGA
- a CDS encoding patatin-like phospholipase family protein: protein MQANTMFRFGAVVALSLALIACVPTLKRAPHASNLAVEAIIPADQTIRYWGDDDAFLALHAKVKPGHDGVVDYLTLSGGGINGAYGAGFLVGWTAKGTRPEFEVVTGISVGAMIAPLAFIGPQYDERLRTVFSSITQQKGLNVNFVSALFGAPSILDNKIVLSAIRSLIDQQALDAIAAGHRDGRRLYVGTTNMDAQRPVIWDIGAIAISNIPNKLDLVHRIILASTAVPGVFPPILIDAQAGGQQISELHVDGGVTQQVLLMPAGPRSSYGNRKLFVIFNGVVDPQPATSTKLASLDLLQRAVPTMLKYLGRANLEQLANIARRSDMTFQLTAIPGDYPEAESLLGDKLWLQQLYDYGFGEGKAGVWHQSL, encoded by the coding sequence GTGCAGGCCAATACCATGTTCCGCTTTGGTGCGGTTGTCGCATTGTCACTTGCTCTGATAGCCTGTGTCCCCACGCTCAAACGCGCTCCTCATGCCTCTAACTTGGCAGTTGAGGCGATTATCCCCGCAGACCAAACCATCCGTTACTGGGGTGATGACGATGCGTTCCTCGCCCTTCACGCCAAGGTAAAGCCGGGCCACGACGGCGTTGTCGACTACCTGACCCTTTCGGGCGGCGGCATCAACGGCGCCTATGGCGCAGGCTTCCTCGTAGGCTGGACGGCCAAGGGCACCCGCCCCGAATTTGAAGTCGTCACCGGCATCAGCGTTGGCGCCATGATCGCGCCCCTCGCCTTCATCGGCCCGCAATATGACGAGCGTCTCAGGACGGTGTTCTCCAGCATTACCCAGCAAAAGGGTCTCAACGTCAATTTCGTGTCGGCACTGTTTGGCGCGCCGTCGATCCTCGACAACAAAATCGTGCTGTCCGCGATCCGCTCGCTGATCGACCAGCAGGCGCTTGACGCGATTGCTGCCGGGCACCGCGATGGCCGCCGCCTCTATGTCGGCACCACCAATATGGATGCGCAGCGCCCGGTGATCTGGGACATTGGCGCCATCGCCATCAGCAACATTCCCAACAAGCTCGATCTCGTGCACCGGATCATTCTGGCGTCGACGGCAGTGCCAGGCGTGTTTCCGCCCATCCTGATCGACGCTCAAGCCGGTGGGCAGCAGATCAGCGAGCTGCATGTCGATGGCGGCGTGACCCAGCAGGTCCTGCTCATGCCGGCCGGCCCGCGGTCCAGCTACGGCAACCGCAAGCTCTTTGTGATCTTCAACGGCGTGGTCGATCCGCAACCGGCCACGAGCACCAAGCTTGCCAGCCTCGACCTGCTGCAGCGCGCCGTGCCGACCATGTTGAAATATCTCGGCCGCGCCAATCTCGAACAACTGGCCAATATCGCGCGCCGCAGCGACATGACGTTCCAGCTCACTGCTATTCCCGGCGACTATCCGGAAGCCGAGAGCCTGTTGGGCGACAAGCTATGGCTGCAGCAACTCTACGACTACGGTTTTGGCGAGGGCAAGGCAGGTGTCTGGCACCAGTCGCTCTAG